In Tumebacillus amylolyticus, a single window of DNA contains:
- a CDS encoding chemotaxis protein CheC, with the protein MSEEIRNLGEFQLSVLREVGNIGAGHAATALSKLLGSEIQMNVPRVSVVGFEEISEIVGGSEKFVIGIFLRVEGDIPGSIFFLLQVESAKRLVTDLIGNMGSAEPDEFSEMEISALQEIGNILAGSYLSSLADFTKKEMSPTPPAIAVDMAGAILSIGLVQLGADFALLVDTEFVQGERNIEGHFFMLPDPGSVSILFESLGVELQ; encoded by the coding sequence ATGAGCGAAGAAATTCGTAACTTAGGCGAATTTCAACTGAGCGTCCTGCGCGAAGTCGGAAACATTGGCGCAGGACATGCGGCTACGGCACTCTCCAAGTTGCTTGGCTCGGAGATTCAAATGAACGTACCGCGCGTCTCCGTTGTCGGATTCGAAGAGATCTCCGAGATTGTCGGCGGCTCTGAGAAGTTTGTCATCGGGATCTTCCTACGCGTTGAGGGGGACATTCCGGGCAGTATCTTTTTCCTGCTGCAAGTCGAGAGTGCGAAACGCCTGGTCACCGATCTGATCGGCAACATGGGCTCCGCAGAACCGGATGAGTTTTCTGAGATGGAGATCTCCGCTTTGCAAGAGATCGGCAACATCCTCGCAGGTTCCTATCTTTCGTCTCTTGCGGATTTCACGAAAAAAGAAATGTCCCCGACACCGCCGGCGATTGCCGTTGACATGGCGGGCGCAATTTTGAGCATCGGGTTGGTTCAACTCGGCGCCGATTTTGCCCTGCTTGTGGACACGGAATTTGTTCAAGGGGAGCGCAACATCGAAGGCCACTTCTTCATGTTGCCTGACCCGGGTTCTGTGTCGATTCTGTTCGAGTCATTAGGGGTGGAACTCCAATGA
- a CDS encoding chemotaxis protein CheD: MTVIRVGMADLNVADGEDSLRTTGLGSCVGIALYDSQTKVTGLAHIMLPTSANANETNRAKYANTAVPLLIEMMEKKGANRRRLSAKLAGGAQMFTFAGQSDLMRIGPRNVEAVKEALRLNTIPVVAEDTGGNCGRTIELFSADGSLVIRTAKQGVSTL; encoded by the coding sequence ATGACTGTAATCAGAGTGGGGATGGCCGACTTGAACGTGGCGGATGGGGAGGATTCGTTGCGAACGACCGGACTTGGATCTTGTGTGGGGATCGCTTTGTACGATTCCCAGACCAAGGTCACGGGGCTGGCGCACATCATGCTTCCGACCTCAGCCAATGCCAATGAGACGAATCGTGCCAAGTATGCCAACACCGCCGTGCCCCTCCTGATCGAAATGATGGAGAAAAAAGGGGCGAACAGACGCCGCTTGTCCGCAAAACTCGCGGGTGGCGCGCAGATGTTCACGTTCGCCGGACAGAGCGATCTGATGCGCATCGGTCCGCGCAACGTCGAAGCGGTCAAAGAGGCGCTTCGCCTGAACACGATTCCAGTCGTGGCAGAGGATACGGGTGGAAATTGTGGTCGCACGATCGAGTTATTTTCCGCAGACGGTTCTCTGGTTATTCGTACGGCTAAGCAAGGAGTCAGCACACTGTAA
- a CDS encoding sigma-70 family RNA polymerase sigma factor has translation MQELNHSFKEQTDLWTQYGQHRDKQSRDALVLAHLPLVHKVVRKMTSHWNGPINTDDLIGMGTLGLLDAVTRFDPARGYEFQTFATHRIRGAVLDGLRSLDWVPRSLRAKAKEIESAYAELEHRNLRSAKDEEIAERLGVSVAEFQNVLYELSVSPLVSLDGMLSNDDPGSDLKVADTIVDSNALQPHVELERADVQAILTGVLDRLPEKERLVVTLHYYEEFTFKEIAEILELSSSRVSQLHTKAIYRLRGALSRRKKELRA, from the coding sequence ATGCAGGAGCTGAATCATTCGTTCAAAGAGCAGACGGACCTGTGGACCCAATACGGCCAACATCGAGACAAGCAGTCGCGGGATGCTCTGGTTCTGGCGCATCTTCCACTGGTACACAAAGTAGTTCGTAAAATGACAAGTCATTGGAACGGTCCTATCAACACGGACGACCTCATTGGGATGGGAACGCTCGGTCTCCTTGATGCCGTTACACGATTTGATCCAGCTCGTGGATATGAATTCCAGACATTTGCCACCCATCGGATTCGCGGGGCCGTTTTGGACGGCCTCCGCAGTCTGGATTGGGTTCCGCGTTCGCTTCGTGCCAAGGCGAAGGAGATTGAATCGGCTTATGCTGAGTTGGAGCATCGCAATCTCCGATCGGCCAAGGACGAGGAGATCGCAGAGCGCTTAGGCGTGAGTGTCGCGGAATTTCAAAATGTGTTGTACGAGCTCTCGGTGTCGCCTTTGGTGTCGCTTGACGGTATGCTTTCAAACGACGATCCGGGCAGTGACCTAAAGGTCGCAGATACGATTGTAGACAGCAACGCTCTCCAACCTCATGTCGAGTTGGAACGTGCAGATGTTCAAGCGATCTTGACCGGTGTGTTGGATCGATTGCCTGAAAAGGAACGACTTGTGGTCACGTTGCACTACTATGAAGAGTTTACTTTCAAAGAAATTGCAGAGATATTGGAGTTGTCCTCTTCACGGGTGTCTCAACTGCACACCAAGGCGATCTACCGTTTACGGGGCGCCTTGAGCCGCAGAAAAAAAGAACTGAGAGCGTGA